The following proteins are encoded in a genomic region of Clostridium kluyveri:
- the fabF gene encoding beta-ketoacyl-ACP synthase II codes for MKKRVVITGLGAVTPLGNDVDTFWNNVKNGVCGIDFIKSFDTENFKSKLAAEVKDFIPEKFLDKREVRRLDKFSQFAMVSAEEALKDSGLDLDTLDKYRFGVLVGSGIGGIGTIEKEHVTLMEKGPGRVRPIFIPMIIGNMAAGNIAIKFGAKGVCTTVVTACATGTNAIGEAYKMIEGGRADVMIAGGTEASVTPLSIAGFISLTALSRSDDPKRASIPFDKERGGFVMGEGSGIVILESLEHAKKRNANIYAEVVGYGSTCDAYHITALDPEGEGPARAMEIAIEEAGIDKEEISYINAHGTGTLPNDKAETKAIKLVFGDKAKDIPISSTKSMTGHLLGAAGAIEAIVCVKSIKDNYIPPTIGYREADEECDLDYVPNEGRNAEVKYAMSNSFGFGGHNAVILLKKWSD; via the coding sequence ATGAAAAAGAGAGTTGTAATTACAGGACTTGGGGCAGTTACCCCTCTAGGAAATGATGTGGATACTTTTTGGAATAATGTAAAAAATGGTGTTTGTGGCATAGATTTTATTAAGTCATTTGATACAGAAAATTTTAAATCAAAGTTAGCAGCAGAGGTGAAAGATTTTATTCCTGAAAAATTTCTTGATAAAAGAGAAGTTAGAAGGCTGGATAAATTCTCACAATTTGCCATGGTGTCAGCAGAGGAAGCCTTAAAGGATTCAGGACTTGATCTTGATACCTTAGATAAATATAGATTTGGGGTTTTAGTAGGTTCTGGAATTGGGGGAATAGGTACCATAGAGAAAGAACATGTTACCCTTATGGAAAAAGGACCTGGAAGGGTACGTCCTATATTTATACCTATGATTATAGGAAATATGGCAGCAGGAAATATTGCCATAAAGTTCGGGGCTAAAGGAGTATGTACTACTGTTGTTACAGCCTGTGCTACGGGTACAAATGCAATTGGTGAAGCTTATAAAATGATTGAGGGCGGGAGAGCAGATGTAATGATTGCAGGAGGTACAGAGGCATCTGTAACACCTCTTTCCATAGCAGGATTTATATCTCTTACAGCACTTAGCAGAAGTGATGATCCAAAAAGAGCATCTATTCCTTTTGATAAGGAAAGAGGTGGATTTGTTATGGGGGAAGGATCAGGTATTGTAATACTTGAATCGTTAGAACATGCAAAGAAAAGAAATGCTAATATATATGCTGAGGTAGTAGGATATGGCTCAACTTGTGATGCTTATCACATAACAGCATTAGATCCTGAAGGAGAAGGGCCTGCAAGAGCTATGGAAATTGCAATAGAAGAGGCAGGAATTGATAAAGAGGAAATTTCTTATATAAATGCTCACGGCACAGGTACTCTCCCTAATGATAAGGCTGAAACAAAAGCTATAAAATTAGTATTTGGTGATAAGGCAAAAGATATACCTATAAGCTCAACTAAATCTATGACAGGACATCTTTTAGGAGCTGCAGGAGCCATAGAGGCTATAGTATGTGTTAAATCCATTAAAGATAATTATATTCCGCCTACTATAGGCTATAGAGAGGCAGATGAGGAATGCGATCTTGATTATGTTCCAAATGAGGGAAGAAATGCAGAGGTTAAATATGCCATGTCTAATTCCTTCGGATTTGGAGGTCATAATGCAGTAATCTTATTGAAAAAGTGGAGTGATTAA
- the accB gene encoding acetyl-CoA carboxylase biotin carboxyl carrier protein — protein sequence MDVKAIEGIIRTMDNSQLGYLEINWQGISIIMKKQGEEGNIKNINIMGENKEKLNSISQNCEDKIIRTKEEKINESEITESEIATEKDDSIKEITAPIVGTFYSSPSPDKPPFVNVGSKVKKGDVLCIIEAMKLMNEIQSEVEGEVVEILAKNEQMVEYGQLIFKIKVSN from the coding sequence ATGGATGTTAAAGCAATTGAAGGTATTATAAGAACTATGGATAATTCACAATTGGGATATTTAGAAATAAATTGGCAGGGAATATCTATAATAATGAAGAAACAAGGGGAAGAAGGCAATATAAAAAATATAAATATTATGGGAGAAAATAAAGAAAAATTAAATTCTATTTCACAAAATTGTGAAGATAAAATAATAAGAACAAAAGAAGAGAAAATTAATGAATCAGAAATCACAGAAAGTGAGATAGCTACTGAAAAGGACGATTCTATAAAAGAAATAACAGCACCTATAGTAGGTACTTTTTATAGTTCACCTAGTCCTGATAAACCTCCTTTTGTAAATGTAGGTTCTAAAGTTAAAAAAGGAGATGTGCTTTGCATAATAGAAGCTATGAAACTTATGAATGAAATCCAAAGTGAAGTAGAAGGGGAAGTAGTAGAAATCCTGGCTAAAAATGAACAGATGGTAGAGTATGGACAGCTTATTTTCAAAATAAAAGTTAGTAATTAG
- the fabZ gene encoding 3-hydroxyacyl-ACP dehydratase FabZ, with the protein MEEQFKVDFGVQDIKNIIPHRYPFLLIDRVSYIEPGKKVVAYKNVTSNEYFFQGHFPEMPVMPGVLIIEALAQAGAVAILSQEEFKGKIAFFGAINKAKFRRNVVPGDTLKLEVEIIKIKGSAGIGKGTAYVGEKKAAEGELMFMIGDKN; encoded by the coding sequence ATGGAAGAACAATTTAAAGTGGATTTTGGAGTGCAGGATATAAAAAATATTATTCCTCATAGATATCCTTTTTTATTAATAGATAGGGTAAGTTATATAGAACCTGGGAAAAAGGTTGTAGCTTATAAAAATGTTACTTCAAATGAATATTTTTTTCAAGGACATTTTCCTGAAATGCCTGTAATGCCAGGGGTACTTATAATAGAAGCACTAGCTCAAGCAGGAGCTGTGGCCATTTTGAGCCAGGAAGAATTTAAAGGCAAAATAGCTTTTTTTGGAGCCATAAATAAAGCAAAATTTAGAAGAAATGTGGTACCCGGAGATACTTTGAAATTAGAAGTAGAAATAATAAAAATTAAGGGTTCTGCAGGAATAGGCAAGGGAACTGCTTATGTAGGAGAAAAAAAAGCTGCTGAAGGAGAATTGATGTTTATGATAGGAGACAAAAATTAG
- a CDS encoding acetyl-CoA carboxylase biotin carboxylase subunit — protein sequence MFSKILIANRGEIAVRIIRTCREMGIETVAVYSEADRDALHTQMADEAICIGPAAPGESYLNVQNIISATVLSGAEAIHPGFGFLSENSKFARICEECNITFIGPGAECIENMGNKSNARSIMSKAGVSIIPGSKKAINSDEELLEVARNIGYPVMIKASAGGGGRGIRIVRSEDDLIRSYENAKAEAKIAFGDDTIYLEKFIESPKHIEIQILGDNFGNIVYLGERDCSMQRRNQKLLEEAPGKVIMDELRISMGEMAVRAAKAVNYNNAGTIEFLLDKDGNYYFMEMNTRIQVEHPVTEMITGIDLIKEQIKIAFGEKLSFSQENIKINGHSIECRINAENVERGFMPSPGKITELYVPGGPNVRVDSAVYSGYNIPPYYDSMIAKLIVYGKDREEAICRMRRALGEFIIEGVNTNIDFQFELISSDEFIKGTYDTAFIEKNFKY from the coding sequence GTGTTTAGTAAAATTTTGATTGCCAACAGGGGAGAAATAGCAGTTAGAATAATTAGGACCTGTAGAGAAATGGGTATAGAGACTGTGGCAGTATATTCAGAAGCGGATAGGGACGCCCTTCATACACAAATGGCAGATGAAGCTATTTGTATTGGCCCTGCTGCGCCTGGGGAAAGTTATTTAAATGTACAAAATATAATAAGTGCTACGGTATTATCTGGTGCAGAGGCTATTCATCCTGGGTTTGGTTTTTTATCGGAAAATAGTAAATTTGCTAGGATATGTGAAGAGTGTAATATTACTTTTATAGGGCCTGGTGCAGAGTGCATTGAGAATATGGGTAATAAATCTAATGCCAGAAGTATAATGAGTAAAGCAGGGGTTTCAATAATACCAGGCTCCAAAAAAGCTATAAATTCAGACGAGGAACTTTTAGAAGTGGCAAGAAATATAGGATATCCTGTTATGATAAAGGCTTCTGCTGGAGGGGGTGGAAGAGGTATAAGAATTGTACGCAGTGAAGATGATCTCATAAGAAGTTATGAAAATGCCAAAGCTGAGGCAAAGATAGCTTTTGGAGATGATACTATATATTTGGAAAAATTCATAGAATCCCCAAAACATATCGAGATTCAGATACTTGGAGATAATTTTGGCAATATAGTCTATTTAGGGGAAAGAGATTGTTCCATGCAAAGGAGAAATCAAAAACTTTTAGAAGAGGCTCCAGGAAAAGTCATAATGGATGAACTTAGAATATCTATGGGAGAAATGGCTGTAAGAGCTGCTAAAGCTGTAAATTATAATAATGCTGGAACTATAGAATTTCTTTTAGATAAAGACGGGAATTATTATTTTATGGAGATGAATACCCGTATACAAGTAGAACATCCTGTAACTGAAATGATAACAGGAATAGATCTTATAAAAGAACAGATAAAAATTGCCTTTGGAGAAAAATTAAGTTTTTCACAAGAGAATATAAAAATAAATGGACATTCCATAGAATGCAGAATAAATGCAGAAAATGTGGAAAGAGGGTTTATGCCTTCTCCGGGGAAAATAACTGAATTATATGTTCCTGGAGGACCTAATGTTAGAGTAGATAGTGCAGTGTATTCAGGATATAATATACCACCCTATTATGATTCTATGATAGCAAAACTTATTGTATATGGTAAGGATAGAGAAGAAGCTATATGCAGGATGAGAAGAGCTTTAGGAGAATTTATCATAGAGGGGGTAAATACAAATATAGATTTTCAGTTTGAATTAATAAGCAGTGATGAGTTTATAAAAGGAACCTATGATACAGCATTTATAGAAAAAAATTTTAAGTACTGA
- the accD gene encoding acetyl-CoA carboxylase, carboxyltransferase subunit beta, with amino-acid sequence MLNKFFKKTKYITVSQRALGDIHDDFTKKPSIPNGMWVKCDGCGKVLYKNDMEKNNKVCYHCGYHFRMNALERLELILDKESFYEFDKDMTAANPIEFKGYEDKIKNMQNKTDIKEAVITGKGTIGREEAVVCIMDSNFMMGSMGSVVGEKITRAVEKSIELKLPLIIFTTSGGARMQEGIFSLMQMAKVSGAISRLNEEGLLYLSVLTDPTTGGVTASFAMLGDIILAEPGALIGFAGKRVIEQTIKQKLPEGFQKAEFLLQHGFIDNIVSRENLKETLKKILVIHGRGN; translated from the coding sequence TTGTTAAATAAATTCTTTAAAAAAACTAAGTACATTACAGTCAGCCAGCGAGCTTTAGGGGATATTCATGATGATTTTACGAAGAAGCCAAGTATACCAAATGGTATGTGGGTAAAATGTGATGGTTGTGGTAAGGTATTATATAAAAATGATATGGAGAAAAATAATAAAGTATGTTATCATTGTGGATATCATTTTAGGATGAATGCACTGGAACGATTAGAACTTATATTGGATAAAGAAAGTTTTTATGAATTTGATAAAGATATGACTGCTGCCAATCCCATAGAATTTAAAGGGTATGAAGATAAAATTAAAAATATGCAAAATAAGACCGATATAAAAGAAGCTGTAATAACAGGTAAAGGTACCATAGGACGAGAAGAAGCCGTAGTATGTATTATGGATAGTAATTTTATGATGGGAAGTATGGGTTCTGTGGTGGGAGAGAAAATCACAAGGGCAGTGGAAAAATCTATAGAGTTGAAATTACCATTGATCATTTTTACAACTTCAGGAGGAGCAAGAATGCAGGAGGGGATTTTTTCACTAATGCAAATGGCAAAAGTAAGTGGTGCAATTAGTAGATTGAATGAAGAGGGACTCCTGTATTTATCGGTACTTACAGATCCTACAACAGGTGGAGTAACAGCCAGCTTTGCTATGCTTGGAGATATAATTTTAGCAGAACCAGGTGCCCTTATAGGATTCGCAGGAAAAAGAGTGATAGAACAAACTATAAAGCAAAAACTTCCTGAAGGATTTCAAAAAGCAGAATTTCTACTACAACATGGATTTATTGATAATATAGTTTCCAGAGAAAATTTGAAAGAAACTTTAAAAAAAATATTAGTTATTCATGGTAGAGGTAACTAA
- a CDS encoding acetyl-CoA carboxylase carboxyltransferase subunit alpha → MERLGKVQKALNKKFESKSVWNRVTLARMVDRPTSLDYIYKIFDSFMEFHGDRYFGDDPSVVGGIALLEGKPVTVIGQQKGNNTNENIKRNFGMPEPDGYRKSLRLMKQADKFHRPIICFVDTPGAFCGVEAEERGQGEAIAGNLMNMFKLRVPIISIVIGEGGSGGALAFAVADSVWMLENSIYSILSPEGFAGILWKDASRAKEAAEVMKITAQDLKNYGIIDQVLKEPSGGAQKDVDTMAKTIKEELIKKLGILKKFDIDELLKLRYNKFRGMGEFIE, encoded by the coding sequence ATGGAAAGGTTAGGAAAGGTGCAAAAAGCTCTTAATAAAAAATTTGAAAGTAAAAGTGTATGGAATAGGGTGACTTTAGCAAGAATGGTTGATAGACCTACTTCTTTAGATTACATATACAAGATATTTGACTCTTTTATGGAATTCCATGGAGATAGATATTTTGGAGATGATCCTTCTGTAGTAGGTGGAATTGCATTATTAGAGGGAAAACCTGTGACTGTAATAGGCCAACAAAAAGGCAATAATACTAATGAAAATATAAAAAGAAATTTTGGAATGCCGGAACCAGATGGATATAGAAAGAGTTTAAGACTTATGAAACAAGCGGATAAGTTTCATAGACCAATTATATGTTTTGTAGATACTCCTGGGGCTTTTTGCGGTGTGGAGGCAGAAGAAAGAGGACAGGGAGAGGCCATAGCTGGAAATTTAATGAATATGTTTAAATTAAGAGTGCCTATAATATCTATAGTAATCGGAGAGGGTGGAAGTGGAGGAGCACTTGCCTTTGCCGTTGCAGATTCAGTTTGGATGCTTGAAAATTCTATATATTCTATTTTATCTCCTGAAGGGTTTGCAGGCATACTTTGGAAGGACGCATCTAGAGCTAAAGAGGCTGCAGAGGTTATGAAGATTACAGCTCAAGACTTAAAAAACTATGGGATAATAGACCAAGTATTAAAAGAACCTTCAGGAGGAGCACAAAAAGATGTAGATACTATGGCTAAAACTATAAAAGAAGAACTTATAAAAAAATTAGGTATACTTAAGAAATTTGATATAGATGAGTTACTTAAGCTTAGATATAATAAATTTAGAGGTATGGGTGAATTCATAGAATAG
- a CDS encoding ferritin has product MISERLVNFINDQINFEYYSANIYLAMQAYFASQGLNGFTNFFKVQIEEENFHATKLFNYLNQVGGRVIIKGFPDPENNYASPLEAFEAALAHEQKVTQRFNNLMEIAREDKDYASLGFLQWFIDEQVEEEDTFNNAIQTLKRIGDNPAALYLYDQELASRTFTPPAAV; this is encoded by the coding sequence ATGATAAGCGAAAGATTAGTAAATTTTATAAACGATCAAATAAATTTTGAGTACTACTCTGCTAATATCTATTTGGCTATGCAGGCATATTTTGCATCACAAGGTCTAAACGGCTTTACAAACTTTTTTAAAGTCCAAATAGAAGAAGAAAACTTTCATGCTACAAAACTCTTTAATTACTTAAATCAAGTAGGCGGAAGAGTTATTATTAAAGGTTTTCCAGATCCTGAAAATAATTACGCATCACCTCTTGAAGCTTTCGAAGCCGCTTTAGCTCATGAACAAAAAGTTACACAAAGATTTAATAATTTAATGGAAATAGCTAGAGAAGATAAAGATTATGCTTCATTAGGTTTTCTTCAATGGTTTATAGATGAACAAGTTGAAGAAGAAGATACTTTTAACAATGCTATCCAAACATTAAAAAGGATAGGTGACAATCCTGCAGCACTTTACTTGTATGATCAGGAACTGGCAAGTAGAACTTTTACTCCCCCTGCTGCCGTATAA
- a CDS encoding S8 family serine peptidase gives MFSIKNKLETNLKISLDKGLYKNYRVIIKCTSLPEAIEKKIKTYSGNIIHSISMINCICAILTPRSINRIIEFPQVSFITNDYFALLCGEKGVLASNGITFQGRYKLTGKDVCIGLVDSGTYPHADLLSPKNKIKKFIDLIGNYKYPYDDNGHGTFISGIICGNGIQSKGMYRGIAEGSSIYSVKAFNSLGKGYISDILFSLQLLIQESINENIKVICLPLELEMADYFILSLFEKLFEEAVKLNIAVVVPTGHRGNSEGSIRGIATLRNCITVAGMDTTYKVPKPYKYSSCGPINKTEKPDLAAACVNICSINTNTSYISERNGMKLYPKILEKPYTCYSGTSCAAGYISGVCSLMYQNNPSLTFKDLISLLKVCCNSLDIPKYYQGSGMLDLEKLLP, from the coding sequence ATGTTTTCTATCAAAAATAAATTAGAAACTAACCTGAAAATATCCTTAGATAAAGGACTGTATAAAAATTACAGGGTGATAATAAAATGTACTTCCTTACCAGAGGCCATAGAAAAAAAAATAAAAACATACAGTGGTAATATAATACATTCCATTTCAATGATAAACTGTATATGTGCCATCTTGACCCCTCGTTCTATAAATAGAATAATTGAATTTCCTCAAGTAAGTTTTATAACAAATGATTATTTTGCTTTGCTTTGCGGCGAAAAGGGAGTTCTTGCTTCAAACGGCATAACATTTCAAGGAAGATATAAACTCACAGGAAAAGATGTATGTATAGGACTAGTAGATTCAGGCACTTATCCCCATGCAGATCTTTTAAGTCCCAAAAATAAAATAAAAAAATTTATAGATTTAATAGGCAATTACAAATATCCTTATGACGATAATGGTCACGGCACTTTTATAAGTGGAATCATATGTGGAAATGGTATCCAATCTAAGGGTATGTATAGAGGTATTGCAGAGGGCAGCAGTATTTATTCTGTAAAAGCTTTTAATTCTCTTGGGAAAGGTTATATATCTGATATCTTATTTTCACTTCAATTATTAATACAAGAAAGTATTAACGAAAATATAAAAGTAATTTGCCTGCCTTTGGAACTAGAAATGGCTGATTACTTCATACTATCCCTATTTGAAAAACTTTTTGAAGAAGCTGTAAAATTAAATATAGCTGTTGTAGTTCCCACAGGACATCGAGGTAATTCAGAGGGTAGTATAAGGGGTATAGCCACCTTAAGAAATTGTATAACTGTGGCAGGCATGGATACAACCTATAAAGTCCCAAAACCTTATAAATACTCTTCTTGCGGACCCATTAACAAAACAGAGAAGCCTGACCTAGCCGCTGCTTGTGTAAACATATGCTCTATAAATACAAATACCAGTTATATTTCTGAAAGAAATGGCATGAAATTATACCCTAAAATATTAGAAAAGCCTTATACATGCTACAGCGGAACTTCCTGTGCTGCCGGTTATATAAGTGGTGTGTGTTCTCTTATGTACCAAAATAATCCATCACTTACTTTTAAGGATCTTATTTCTCTTTTAAAGGTATGCTGTAATTCTCTAGATATACCAAAGTACTATCAGGGTTCTGGCATGCTGGATCTGGAGAAATTATTACCATAG
- a CDS encoding DMT family transporter, with the protein MLGILYAIVSGVSMSLQGVFNTRLSEKIGLWLTNAIVQGIGFIITLIIVFMIKDKNLSNLSCCRKLYFLGGALGVIIIFTVMQGIKLLGVTHCIAIILTAQLIAAAVIDFFGLFDSPKINFSLNKIIGIAVMIIGIVILKWKG; encoded by the coding sequence ATGCTTGGCATATTATATGCAATAGTATCAGGAGTCAGTATGAGCTTACAAGGTGTGTTCAATACAAGACTTAGTGAAAAAATAGGATTGTGGTTAACAAACGCAATAGTACAAGGCATTGGTTTTATAATAACTCTTATAATAGTTTTTATGATTAAAGATAAAAATTTATCAAATTTAAGCTGCTGCAGAAAATTGTACTTTTTAGGAGGAGCTTTAGGAGTGATTATAATTTTTACTGTAATGCAGGGAATTAAACTTTTAGGGGTAACCCACTGTATTGCTATAATCCTAACAGCACAGCTTATAGCTGCAGCTGTAATTGACTTTTTCGGTTTATTCGATTCTCCAAAGATTAATTTTTCTTTGAATAAAATAATAGGCATTGCAGTAATGATAATAGGCATTGTTATATTGAAATGGAAGGGATAG
- a CDS encoding dUTP diphosphatase: protein MDLVKLFELQENLDERTKKNIFIEKKDLLSKKTLALQVKIAELANETQCFKFWTDNAPTNKDLILKSYVDCLYFILTLGLEKGFTDIKVNIKVNEDIITSQFLNIYIDINDFIVCSSKDHYITLFEDFISLGKKIGLSMKEIETAYCYNHFIYKEKFKC from the coding sequence ATGGATCTTGTAAAATTATTTGAATTACAAGAAAACTTAGATGAAAGAACTAAAAAAAATATTTTTATAGAAAAAAAGGATTTACTTTCAAAAAAAACTCTTGCACTTCAAGTAAAAATAGCTGAGCTGGCTAATGAAACTCAATGTTTCAAATTTTGGACTGACAATGCACCTACCAATAAGGATTTAATTTTAAAGAGTTATGTAGATTGCTTATACTTCATATTGACTTTAGGACTTGAAAAAGGGTTTACAGATATTAAAGTAAACATAAAAGTTAATGAAGATATTATTACATCACAATTTTTAAACATATATATTGATATAAATGATTTTATAGTCTGTTCCTCAAAAGACCATTATATTACTTTATTTGAAGATTTTATAAGTTTAGGGAAAAAAATAGGATTGTCTATGAAGGAAATAGAAACTGCTTACTGCTATAACCATTTTATCTATAAAGAAAAATTTAAATGTTGA